One stretch of Methyloversatilis sp. RAC08 DNA includes these proteins:
- a CDS encoding AI-2E family transporter, whose amino-acid sequence MRRLRPSGAGPLAWCGILLATTLALYLFQQVLWLVLPFLFGLIAYYFLAYPMQRLMFAGLSQESAANITVGVFALLLVGAFAFMLPRFAAQAVGVQETGMRYLQGGLLLLDQTLRALEQQSRFMRDAHVADAVSSYIAAAGEGFAQNRLPSLMMSVAAWLPSMLLAPFLAYFFLRDGRRFQRFLARAVPNAYFERTLHLLYEVDRTTRAYFQGLVKLTVLDAVCLAAGLWVIGLSSPLTLGIITAVLAWIPFVGSVIGCALVVMVAATDFPGSPSIAYASIGLFILVRLLDDFIFMPLTIGRSLRMHPLITVLMIFVGGAVAGVAGLLLVLPVLGVIMVIGETLSIVASDPRLRARHAHARRLRWQAVTRDL is encoded by the coding sequence ATGAGGCGGCTGCGACCGTCCGGTGCCGGGCCGCTGGCCTGGTGCGGCATCCTGCTGGCCACCACACTGGCGCTCTATCTGTTCCAGCAGGTGCTGTGGCTGGTGCTGCCCTTCCTGTTCGGGCTCATCGCCTACTATTTTCTTGCCTACCCGATGCAGCGGCTGATGTTCGCCGGCCTGTCGCAGGAATCGGCTGCCAACATCACGGTGGGCGTGTTCGCGCTGCTGCTGGTCGGCGCCTTCGCCTTCATGCTGCCGCGCTTTGCCGCGCAGGCGGTCGGCGTGCAGGAAACCGGCATGCGCTATCTGCAGGGCGGTCTGCTGCTGCTCGACCAGACCCTGCGAGCGCTGGAGCAACAGTCCCGTTTCATGCGCGATGCGCATGTCGCCGATGCCGTGTCGTCCTACATCGCAGCGGCCGGCGAGGGGTTTGCGCAGAACCGCCTGCCGTCGCTGATGATGTCGGTCGCCGCCTGGCTCCCGTCGATGCTGCTCGCGCCTTTCCTTGCCTACTTCTTCCTGCGCGACGGCCGCCGCTTCCAGCGCTTTCTTGCGCGCGCGGTGCCCAACGCCTACTTCGAGCGCACGCTGCACCTACTGTACGAGGTCGACCGCACGACGCGCGCCTATTTCCAGGGTCTGGTCAAGCTGACCGTGCTCGATGCGGTCTGTCTGGCCGCCGGCCTGTGGGTCATCGGACTGTCGTCGCCACTGACGCTGGGCATCATCACCGCGGTGCTGGCGTGGATCCCGTTCGTCGGCTCGGTCATCGGCTGCGCACTGGTGGTCATGGTCGCCGCGACCGATTTCCCCGGTTCGCCATCGATCGCCTACGCGTCGATCGGCCTGTTCATCCTGGTGCGCCTGCTCGATGACTTCATCTTCATGCCGCTGACCATCGGTCGCAGCCTGCGCATGCATCCGCTGATCACCGTGCTGATGATTTTCGTCGGCGGTGCCGTGGCAGGCGTGGCCGGTCTGCTGCTGGTGCTGCCGGTGCTCGGCGTCATCATGGTGATCGGCGAAACGCTGAGCATCGTGGCGTCCGACCCGCGCCTGCGCGCGCGTCATGCGCACGCCCGCCGTCTGCGCTGGCAGGCGGTCACGCGCGATCTCTGA
- the lpdA gene encoding dihydrolipoyl dehydrogenase, which produces MSKEFDVVVIGAGPGGYVAAIRAAQLGLNAACIEYNSYADPKGEVRLGGTCLNVGCIPSKALLQSSELFEQANHSFVMHGISVDSPRMDVGVMMKRKNNIVDQLTSGIRGLFKKNKVTLLSGLGSFAGREDEKWKIAVTRNGETEHVLAKHVVVATGSRARHLPDIPVDNEVICDNEGALAFDGAPKRLGVIGAGVIGLELGSVWKRLGAEVTILEAAPDFLSAADAAITKEAWKTFTAKQKLGIKLGVKIGKVERTADGVRVEYELKDEQKVLECDRLIVSVGRIPNTDGLNADAVGLKVSDRGFIEVDEQCRTNLANVWAVGDVVPGPMLAHKGMEEGVMVAECIAGQKGHVNHDTVPWVIYTHPEIAWVGKTEAQLKAAGIEFKAGQIPFAANGRALGQGDTTGFVRMYACAETDRILGVHVIGNNASELIAEAVVAMEFGACSEDIARICHAHPTLSEVMHEAALACDKRPLHF; this is translated from the coding sequence ATGTCCAAGGAATTTGATGTCGTCGTGATCGGTGCCGGTCCCGGCGGATATGTCGCAGCGATTCGTGCCGCCCAGCTCGGCCTGAATGCCGCCTGCATCGAGTACAACAGTTACGCCGACCCGAAAGGCGAGGTGCGTCTCGGCGGCACCTGCCTGAACGTGGGCTGCATTCCGTCCAAGGCGCTGCTGCAGTCGTCGGAGCTGTTCGAGCAGGCCAATCACAGCTTCGTGATGCATGGCATTTCCGTCGATTCGCCGCGCATGGACGTCGGCGTGATGATGAAGCGCAAGAACAACATCGTCGATCAGCTGACCAGCGGCATCCGCGGCCTGTTCAAGAAGAACAAGGTGACGCTGCTGAGCGGTCTGGGCAGTTTCGCCGGCCGCGAGGATGAAAAGTGGAAGATCGCCGTGACGCGCAATGGCGAGACCGAACACGTGCTGGCAAAGCACGTCGTCGTGGCGACCGGCTCGCGTGCCCGCCATCTGCCGGACATTCCGGTCGACAACGAGGTGATCTGCGACAACGAAGGTGCGTTGGCGTTTGACGGTGCGCCGAAGCGTCTGGGCGTCATCGGCGCCGGCGTGATCGGGTTGGAACTGGGCAGCGTGTGGAAGCGTCTCGGCGCCGAAGTGACCATCCTCGAAGCAGCACCGGACTTTCTCTCGGCAGCCGACGCGGCCATCACCAAGGAAGCCTGGAAAACCTTCACCGCGAAGCAGAAACTCGGCATCAAGCTGGGCGTGAAGATCGGCAAGGTCGAACGCACGGCCGATGGCGTGCGCGTCGAGTACGAACTGAAGGACGAGCAGAAGGTGCTCGAATGCGACCGCCTGATCGTGTCGGTCGGCCGCATTCCGAATACCGACGGCCTGAACGCCGACGCGGTCGGTCTGAAGGTGAGCGACCGCGGGTTCATCGAGGTCGATGAACAGTGCCGGACCAACCTCGCCAACGTGTGGGCGGTCGGTGACGTCGTGCCGGGCCCGATGCTGGCGCACAAGGGCATGGAAGAGGGGGTCATGGTGGCCGAATGCATCGCTGGCCAGAAAGGTCATGTCAATCACGACACGGTGCCCTGGGTCATCTACACCCATCCGGAAATCGCCTGGGTCGGCAAGACCGAGGCGCAGCTCAAGGCGGCCGGCATCGAATTCAAGGCGGGCCAGATTCCGTTCGCCGCGAATGGCCGCGCGCTGGGACAGGGTGACACCACCGGCTTCGTGCGCATGTACGCCTGCGCCGAAACCGATCGCATCCTCGGTGTGCACGTGATCGGCAACAACGCTTCGGAGCTGATCGCCGAGGCGGTCGTGGCGATGGAATTCGGTGCCTGCTCGGAAGACATCGCCCGCATCTGCCATGCCCACCCCACGCTGTCGGAGGTCATGCACGAAGCTGCGCTGGCCTGCGACAAGCGACCTTTGCACTTCTGA
- a CDS encoding error-prone DNA polymerase, with protein sequence MRHARPPVEYAELHCLSHFTFLRGASAPDELVTRAAGLGYAALAITDECSLAGAARAHLAWRNLPEPRMKLIIGCELQLADGPKLVLLACDRDGYGNLSELITLGRMRAEKGRYHLSCADLDDGLPGCVALLVPGDPLPDTDAALAAHAVWLKQRFAERAWLAVELHHGPDDAARLYRLQAISAASGLPLCAAGDVHMHVRKRRRLQDTMTAIRLGRTLADCGYALYANGERHLRLPHKLAGLYPATLRAETLKVAACCHFSLDELRYEYPEEIAPPGHTTTSWLRELTERGYVERCAQIRRIVTLDDATFARKAREMRAQIEVELALIAELEYEPYFLTVYDIVAWARTQGILCQGRGSAANSAVCYCIGVTEVDPWRANMLFGRFISRERNEAPDIDVDFEHERREEVIQYIYGKYGRDRAALAASLTTYRPRSALRDVGRALGYTDDALDRLTQGHMWWDGGRVREDRLLEAGFRPEAPRVQLLLELSNELIGAPRHLSQHVGGFVIARGRLSRLVPIENARMAGRCVIQWDKDDLEALGLMKVDVLALGMLTAIRKSLDALAAFEDGDPAAAGNAPRTLADIPHEDPATYDMLCRGESTGVFQVESRAQMNMLPRLRPRRYYDLVIQVAIVRPGPIQGGMVHPYLARRHLPPERIDYPSDALRPVLERTLGVPIFQEQVMQLAMVAAGFTAGEADQMRRSMAAWRQRGTMEKFQQKLTDGLLGNGYTPAFAEQIYRQIEGFSGYGFPESHAASFALLVYISSWLKCHHPAAFLCGLLNSQPMGFYAPAQLIADARTHGVDIRPADVSVSEWDCVLEAERHGAAAGVRLGLRMVKGMEQDAVRRIVAARAQMPLSDIDDLTRRARLDRRQLGCLASGGALQSLAGNRHQAHWQSAARRPDALLRDAPVTEKVLALAAPREGEDIVADYASLGFTLGRHPLALLRSQLAAQRFITAAELRRLPDRALARTAGIVTCRQRPGTASGVMFVTVEDETGLANIIVHKDLQERQRSEVLGATLLGIYGQVSREGEVIHLIARRLVDRSPLLGVLTPRSRDFH encoded by the coding sequence ATGCGCCATGCCCGCCCCCCCGTCGAATACGCCGAACTGCATTGCCTGAGCCACTTCACCTTCCTGCGCGGCGCCTCCGCACCGGACGAACTGGTAACGCGCGCCGCGGGGCTGGGCTATGCCGCGCTGGCCATCACCGACGAATGTTCGCTGGCCGGCGCCGCTCGCGCCCATCTGGCCTGGCGAAATCTGCCCGAACCACGGATGAAGCTGATCATCGGCTGCGAACTGCAGCTGGCCGACGGACCGAAGCTGGTCCTGCTGGCCTGCGACCGCGACGGTTACGGCAACCTGTCGGAGCTGATCACGCTCGGTCGCATGCGGGCAGAGAAAGGCCGCTATCACCTGAGCTGCGCCGATCTGGACGACGGCCTGCCCGGCTGCGTCGCGCTGCTGGTACCCGGCGATCCCCTGCCCGACACGGACGCTGCACTGGCGGCGCACGCCGTCTGGCTGAAGCAGCGCTTTGCGGAACGTGCCTGGCTGGCCGTCGAACTGCACCACGGTCCGGACGACGCCGCGCGGCTGTACCGGCTGCAGGCCATCAGCGCCGCCAGCGGGCTGCCGCTGTGCGCCGCCGGCGACGTGCACATGCATGTGCGCAAGCGCCGCCGCCTGCAGGACACGATGACGGCGATACGACTCGGGCGCACGCTCGCCGACTGCGGCTACGCGCTGTACGCCAACGGCGAGCGCCACCTGCGCCTGCCGCACAAGCTGGCTGGCCTCTACCCCGCGACACTGCGGGCCGAAACGCTGAAGGTAGCCGCATGCTGCCATTTCTCGCTCGACGAACTGCGCTACGAGTACCCGGAGGAAATCGCGCCGCCCGGCCATACGACCACCTCCTGGCTGCGCGAACTGACCGAGCGCGGCTACGTCGAGCGCTGTGCGCAGATCCGTCGCATCGTCACGCTGGACGACGCCACCTTCGCACGCAAGGCGCGGGAGATGCGCGCACAGATCGAAGTCGAACTCGCGCTGATCGCCGAACTGGAATACGAGCCCTACTTCCTGACCGTGTACGACATCGTCGCCTGGGCGCGCACGCAGGGCATCCTGTGCCAGGGCCGCGGGTCGGCCGCGAATTCGGCCGTGTGCTACTGCATCGGCGTGACCGAAGTCGACCCGTGGCGCGCCAACATGCTGTTCGGCCGCTTCATTTCGCGCGAACGCAACGAGGCGCCGGACATCGACGTCGACTTCGAGCACGAACGGCGCGAAGAGGTCATCCAGTACATCTATGGCAAGTACGGCCGCGACCGTGCCGCCCTGGCCGCCAGCCTGACCACCTACCGGCCGCGCTCGGCGCTGCGCGATGTCGGCCGCGCACTCGGCTACACCGATGACGCGCTCGATCGCCTGACCCAGGGCCACATGTGGTGGGACGGCGGCCGGGTGCGCGAAGACCGCCTGCTCGAAGCCGGCTTCCGGCCCGAAGCGCCGCGCGTGCAGCTGCTGCTCGAATTGTCGAACGAACTGATCGGCGCGCCGCGCCACCTGTCGCAGCACGTCGGCGGCTTCGTCATCGCGCGCGGCCGGCTTTCAAGGCTGGTGCCGATCGAAAACGCCCGCATGGCCGGGCGCTGCGTCATCCAGTGGGACAAGGACGACCTCGAAGCGCTCGGCCTGATGAAGGTGGACGTGCTGGCGCTGGGCATGCTGACCGCCATCCGCAAGTCGCTTGACGCGCTGGCGGCATTTGAAGACGGGGATCCGGCCGCAGCGGGAAACGCCCCGCGCACCCTGGCCGACATTCCGCACGAAGACCCGGCCACCTACGACATGCTGTGCCGGGGCGAGTCGACCGGCGTGTTCCAGGTCGAGTCGCGCGCACAGATGAACATGCTGCCGCGGCTGCGGCCGCGCCGCTACTACGATCTCGTGATCCAGGTCGCCATCGTGCGGCCGGGGCCGATACAGGGCGGCATGGTGCATCCCTATCTGGCGCGCCGCCACCTGCCGCCGGAGCGCATCGACTATCCGTCGGACGCATTGCGGCCGGTGCTCGAACGCACATTGGGCGTGCCGATCTTCCAGGAGCAGGTGATGCAGCTGGCCATGGTCGCCGCCGGTTTCACCGCCGGCGAAGCCGACCAGATGCGTCGTTCGATGGCCGCCTGGCGGCAGCGCGGCACGATGGAAAAATTCCAGCAGAAACTGACCGATGGCCTGCTCGGGAACGGTTACACGCCGGCTTTCGCGGAGCAGATCTACCGCCAGATCGAAGGTTTTTCCGGCTATGGCTTTCCGGAATCGCACGCCGCGAGCTTTGCGCTGCTGGTGTACATCTCCTCCTGGCTCAAATGCCATCACCCGGCCGCCTTCCTGTGCGGTCTGCTGAACAGCCAGCCGATGGGTTTCTACGCGCCGGCGCAGCTGATCGCCGATGCCCGTACGCACGGCGTCGACATCAGACCGGCCGATGTGTCGGTCAGCGAGTGGGACTGCGTGCTTGAAGCGGAAAGGCACGGTGCGGCAGCGGGTGTCCGCCTCGGCCTGCGCATGGTCAAGGGCATGGAGCAGGATGCGGTGCGACGCATCGTGGCGGCACGTGCGCAGATGCCGTTGTCGGATATCGACGACCTGACCCGCCGCGCCCGGCTGGACCGCCGGCAGCTCGGCTGTCTGGCCAGCGGCGGCGCACTGCAGTCACTGGCCGGCAACCGCCATCAGGCGCACTGGCAGTCGGCGGCACGGCGGCCCGACGCGCTGCTGCGCGACGCACCGGTGACCGAGAAGGTGCTGGCGCTGGCCGCACCGCGCGAAGGCGAGGACATCGTGGCCGACTACGCCAGCCTGGGCTTCACGCTCGGCCGCCACCCGCTGGCGCTGCTGCGCAGCCAGCTCGCCGCACAGCGCTTCATCACCGCGGCCGAACTGCGCCGCCTGCCCGACCGTGCGCTGGCACGTACCGCCGGCATCGTCACCTGCCGCCAGCGCCCCGGCACGGCCAGCGGCGTCATGTTCGTCACCGTCGAAGACGAAACCGGACTGGCCAACATCATCGTGCACAAGGACCTGCAGGAGCGGCAGCGCAGCGAAGTGCTCGGCGCCACGCTGCTCGGCATCTACGGCCAGGTGTCGCGCGAAGGCGAGGTCATCCACCTGATCGCCCGCCGGCTGGTCGACCGCTCGCCGCTGCTCGGCGTACTGACGCCACGCAGCCGGGACTTTCATTGA
- a CDS encoding SLC26A/SulP transporter family protein: MSTPPPSAVPDAAQPAGLRRWQREIGAGITVAAGSIPNELSYGLLALAPLGLAMEGRGILAAMLAGMLGTLVALSLGSRVGQIHGARPALALIVSALIGHTLIKANWLPGIPHQDGALILMGLALAGAALLQLTTAAAGWGRFVRYIPYPVQAGFFNGVALLMLLGGLKLVFMQGGTWHLSPGPALVAAVIVLPGFVLQQRWPERPFLPVLLCVGALLHHALASRGMAMGLTLGSLADTRLSFDHLLHLPEALALHGPGDWLRVLGGSCVAIALVSALETLFAANRLDTLTHSRHDSRRELAAIGGANLALAAAGALPAAGAVSRANAAFAAGGRTRVPALCYALLIALLWLFGLDMLAMLPHSTIGAGLVLLSAGVADRWSMHAVRDCLRGRSLPERRLMSNLAVSALVTLVAAFVGLLEAVSAGLVGAMFLFARDHSKSIVRRVADGSVASSLQVRPAWQQIRLGSQSTRYALVELEGLLFFGTAEELEEVIETRLADARFIVLDCSRLIDIDLSAAQVLSRMAARLRIRHTRLALAGLDPAGARATFLASSGLAQVLPRKRWFANADAALEWAENQVLESGMATRRLDSATTLRHLDVCAGMSADQAATLESLMQRRLFLRGDVLFRAGDASDAMYVLQAGSVSILRAGDAGTPRIRIACLSAGLVVGEMGLIENQPRTADAIADTTVECLVLERTALEQLQIQHPQIANLLYANLARTLAQRLRDTTIRLHGYMRPH; this comes from the coding sequence ATGAGTACGCCGCCGCCCAGCGCCGTTCCCGACGCAGCACAGCCGGCTGGACTGCGCCGCTGGCAAAGAGAGATCGGCGCCGGCATTACCGTTGCCGCCGGCTCCATCCCGAACGAGCTCAGCTACGGCCTGCTCGCCCTGGCGCCTCTGGGCCTGGCGATGGAAGGACGCGGCATCCTAGCAGCCATGCTCGCGGGCATGCTGGGCACGCTGGTCGCGCTGTCGCTGGGCAGCCGGGTCGGACAGATACACGGTGCGCGACCGGCGCTGGCGCTCATTGTGTCGGCCCTGATCGGACATACGCTGATCAAAGCCAACTGGCTGCCCGGTATACCGCATCAGGATGGCGCACTCATCCTGATGGGCCTGGCACTGGCCGGCGCCGCCCTGCTGCAGCTGACGACCGCAGCCGCCGGCTGGGGTCGCTTCGTGCGCTACATCCCCTATCCGGTACAGGCCGGGTTCTTCAACGGCGTCGCGCTGCTGATGCTGCTCGGCGGGCTCAAGCTGGTTTTCATGCAGGGCGGCACCTGGCATCTGTCCCCCGGCCCGGCGCTGGTGGCGGCAGTCATCGTGCTGCCCGGCTTCGTGCTGCAGCAACGCTGGCCGGAGCGGCCTTTCCTGCCCGTGCTGCTGTGTGTCGGCGCTTTGCTGCACCACGCACTCGCCTCACGCGGCATGGCTATGGGCCTGACACTGGGCTCGCTGGCCGACACCCGGCTCAGCTTCGACCACCTGCTGCACCTGCCGGAAGCATTGGCGCTGCACGGCCCGGGAGACTGGCTGCGCGTGCTTGGCGGCTCCTGCGTCGCCATCGCGCTGGTTTCGGCACTGGAAACCCTGTTTGCCGCCAACCGGCTCGACACGCTGACCCACAGCCGGCACGACAGCCGACGCGAGCTTGCCGCAATCGGTGGTGCCAATCTTGCCCTCGCCGCGGCCGGCGCACTGCCGGCTGCGGGTGCCGTATCGCGCGCCAATGCGGCCTTTGCGGCGGGCGGACGAACCCGGGTTCCGGCGCTGTGCTACGCCCTGCTCATCGCACTGCTGTGGCTGTTCGGTCTCGACATGCTGGCCATGCTTCCACACTCGACCATCGGCGCCGGCCTGGTGCTGCTGTCCGCCGGCGTGGCCGATCGCTGGAGCATGCATGCAGTGCGCGACTGCCTGCGCGGCCGATCATTGCCGGAACGGCGGCTGATGTCGAATCTGGCCGTCAGTGCATTGGTCACGCTGGTGGCAGCGTTCGTCGGTCTGCTGGAGGCGGTGTCGGCCGGACTGGTGGGCGCCATGTTCCTCTTCGCACGCGATCACAGCAAAAGCATCGTCCGGCGCGTCGCCGATGGCTCGGTCGCGTCCAGCCTGCAGGTCAGGCCGGCCTGGCAGCAGATCAGGCTGGGGTCGCAATCAACGCGCTACGCACTGGTCGAGCTTGAGGGATTGCTGTTCTTCGGCACCGCCGAGGAACTCGAAGAAGTCATCGAAACACGCCTGGCCGATGCCCGCTTCATCGTGCTCGATTGTTCCCGGCTGATCGATATCGACCTGTCGGCCGCACAGGTACTGTCGCGCATGGCGGCGCGCCTGCGTATCCGTCACACGCGACTCGCGCTGGCCGGTCTCGATCCGGCCGGTGCGCGAGCGACCTTTCTGGCCAGCAGCGGATTGGCGCAGGTACTGCCACGCAAGCGATGGTTCGCCAACGCCGATGCAGCGCTCGAGTGGGCGGAAAACCAGGTGCTGGAGTCGGGGATGGCAACGCGCAGACTCGACTCGGCCACGACGCTGCGGCATCTCGATGTGTGCGCAGGCATGAGCGCAGACCAGGCCGCCACGCTGGAAAGCCTGATGCAGCGCAGACTTTTCCTGCGCGGAGACGTGCTGTTTCGCGCCGGTGATGCCAGCGATGCGATGTATGTGCTGCAAGCGGGAAGCGTCAGCATCCTGCGGGCTGGCGATGCCGGCACGCCGCGGATACGCATCGCCTGCCTGAGCGCCGGTCTGGTGGTCGGGGAAATGGGGCTGATCGAAAATCAGCCGCGCACAGCCGATGCAATCGCCGACACGACGGTCGAATGTCTGGTGCTGGAACGCACCGCGCTCGAACAGTTGCAGATACAGCATCCGCAGATTGCCAATCTGTTGTACGCCAATCTGGCCCGCACGCTGGCGCAGCGGCTGCGCGACACGACGATACGGCTGCACGGCTACATGAGACCACACTGA
- the odhB gene encoding 2-oxoglutarate dehydrogenase complex dihydrolipoyllysine-residue succinyltransferase, producing the protein MLIEVKVPQLSESVAEATLVSWHKQVGEAVARDENLIDIETDKVVLETPAPEAGVLVAIIKQNGALVTSGELIAQIDTEGKAAAAAPAAAAAPAAAPAAAAVASASASSSAPASPAARKIMDERGLAGGDVQGTGRGGRITKPDAVGAAAPAPAAAPAAPRAAAAPAPAVAALPQPPVPVRLDELLADRPQQRVPMSRLRARVAERLLQSQAQNAILTTFNEVNMQPVMDLRKKYAEKFEKTHGVKLGFMSFFVKAALQALRKFPLLNASIDGNDIVYHGFFDIGIAVGSPRGLVVPILRDADQMSFADIEMKIAEFGQKAKDGKLSMEELTGGTFSISNGGVFGSMLSTPIINPPQSAILGVHATKDRPVAENGQVVIRPINYLAMSYDHRIIDGREAVLGLVTMKEALEDPARLLFDV; encoded by the coding sequence ATGCTTATCGAAGTGAAGGTTCCGCAGCTGTCCGAATCGGTGGCCGAAGCCACATTGGTCAGCTGGCACAAACAGGTGGGCGAAGCGGTCGCCCGTGACGAAAACCTGATCGACATCGAAACCGACAAGGTGGTGCTGGAAACCCCCGCGCCGGAGGCTGGCGTGCTGGTTGCCATCATCAAGCAGAACGGCGCCCTGGTGACCAGCGGCGAGCTGATCGCGCAGATCGACACCGAAGGCAAGGCTGCCGCGGCGGCACCGGCAGCAGCGGCAGCGCCTGCCGCTGCACCTGCTGCCGCTGCGGTGGCAAGCGCCAGCGCGTCCTCGTCGGCGCCGGCCAGTCCGGCAGCGCGCAAGATCATGGACGAACGCGGCCTGGCGGGTGGTGATGTGCAGGGCACCGGTCGCGGTGGCCGCATCACCAAGCCGGATGCCGTCGGTGCCGCAGCACCCGCACCGGCCGCCGCGCCCGCCGCGCCACGTGCCGCTGCCGCGCCGGCACCGGCTGTCGCGGCACTGCCGCAGCCGCCGGTTCCGGTCCGGCTCGACGAGCTGCTGGCCGACCGGCCGCAGCAGCGCGTGCCGATGTCGCGCCTGCGCGCCCGCGTCGCCGAGCGCCTGCTGCAGTCGCAGGCGCAGAACGCCATCCTGACCACGTTCAACGAAGTGAACATGCAGCCGGTCATGGACCTGCGCAAGAAGTACGCCGAGAAGTTCGAGAAGACGCACGGCGTCAAGCTCGGCTTCATGTCGTTCTTCGTGAAGGCGGCGCTGCAGGCGCTGCGCAAGTTCCCGCTGCTGAACGCCTCGATCGACGGCAACGACATCGTCTATCACGGTTTCTTCGACATCGGCATCGCCGTCGGCAGCCCGCGCGGTCTGGTCGTGCCCATCCTGCGCGACGCCGACCAGATGAGCTTCGCCGACATCGAAATGAAGATCGCCGAATTCGGCCAGAAGGCGAAGGACGGCAAGCTGTCGATGGAAGAACTGACCGGCGGCACCTTCTCGATCTCGAATGGTGGCGTGTTCGGCTCGATGCTGTCGACGCCCATCATCAACCCGCCGCAGTCGGCCATCCTGGGCGTGCATGCGACCAAGGACCGGCCGGTCGCAGAAAACGGCCAGGTGGTGATCCGTCCGATCAACTATCTCGCCATGTCCTACGACCACCGCATCATCGACGGTCGCGAGGCGGTGCTCGGTCTGGTGACGATGAAGGAAGCGCTGGAAGATCCGGCGCGCCTGCTGTTTGACGTCTGA
- a CDS encoding cyclic nucleotide-binding domain-containing protein, translated as MRLFGRHDAHEAPHPLRQIKLFSTLNRREMPVVQALRHERSYLAGEVVFDEGDEGEAIYAIVSGEVEILRHDGERQQRLAVLGAGEVFGELALLDQAPRAAQARATADCVLVVFFRADFMNLLETHPKIASKIALSLARHLGSRLRQANAGQRQDGHL; from the coding sequence GTGCGCTTGTTTGGCCGCCATGATGCACACGAAGCGCCGCATCCGCTGCGCCAGATCAAGCTGTTTTCGACCTTGAACCGACGAGAAATGCCGGTGGTGCAGGCGCTGCGCCACGAACGCAGCTATCTCGCCGGCGAGGTGGTGTTCGACGAAGGCGACGAGGGCGAGGCCATCTACGCCATCGTGTCGGGCGAAGTCGAAATCCTGCGCCATGACGGCGAGCGCCAGCAGCGTCTGGCCGTGCTGGGCGCCGGCGAGGTGTTCGGCGAACTGGCGCTGCTCGATCAGGCGCCGCGCGCTGCGCAGGCCCGCGCCACGGCCGACTGCGTGCTGGTGGTGTTCTTTCGCGCCGACTTCATGAACCTGCTGGAAACGCACCCGAAGATCGCGTCGAAGATCGCGCTGTCGCTGGCGCGCCATCTCGGCAGCCGGCTGCGCCAGGCCAATGCCGGTCAGCGGCAGGACGGTCATCTGTGA
- the zapE gene encoding cell division protein ZapE: MPHEILQVPERGMMDAFEAALKTHGYQADASQRAAALRLQQLYTELLGFKAARRTQLRKLLSRAQPPRGVYFWGGVGRGKSFLMDCFFDAVPYRRKRRVHFHAFMQQVHAALKQHKSESDPLARVADDLAQSARLLCFDEFHVSDIADAMILGRLVEALFERGVVLVATSNYPPDGLYPNGLQRQNFLPTIELLKKKLEVFELDAGIDYRLRSLERMDIYMVPNGADADRRLEADFRELCGEPSSDGTLDILGRTLKTHACSLGAVWFDFQEICGGPRSQNDYLELARRFHSFVLSDVPKMSREKSNEARRFTWLVDVLYDFRVKLILSAEVEAHLLYTDGPNANEFTRTVSRLIEMRTREYLASPHRVDFAGGTAGI; this comes from the coding sequence ATGCCGCACGAAATTCTCCAGGTGCCCGAACGGGGCATGATGGACGCCTTCGAGGCGGCACTCAAAACGCACGGCTACCAGGCCGACGCGTCGCAGCGCGCCGCCGCCCTGAGGCTGCAGCAGCTCTACACCGAACTGCTCGGTTTCAAGGCGGCGCGCCGGACCCAGCTGCGCAAGCTGCTGTCGCGCGCGCAGCCGCCGCGTGGCGTCTATTTCTGGGGCGGCGTCGGTCGCGGCAAGAGCTTCCTGATGGATTGCTTCTTCGACGCCGTGCCCTATCGACGCAAGCGTCGCGTGCATTTCCACGCCTTCATGCAGCAGGTGCACGCCGCACTGAAACAGCACAAGTCGGAGTCCGATCCACTGGCCCGGGTGGCCGATGATCTTGCGCAGTCCGCCCGGCTGCTGTGCTTCGACGAATTCCACGTGTCCGACATCGCCGACGCGATGATTCTCGGCCGACTGGTCGAAGCACTGTTCGAGCGTGGCGTGGTGCTGGTCGCCACGTCCAACTATCCACCCGACGGCCTGTACCCGAACGGGCTGCAGCGGCAGAACTTCCTGCCCACCATCGAACTGCTGAAGAAGAAGCTCGAAGTGTTCGAACTCGATGCCGGCATTGACTACCGGCTGCGCTCGCTCGAACGCATGGACATCTACATGGTGCCCAACGGTGCCGACGCCGACCGGCGGCTGGAAGCGGATTTCCGCGAGCTGTGCGGCGAGCCATCTTCCGACGGCACGCTGGACATCCTCGGTCGCACGCTGAAGACGCACGCCTGTTCGCTCGGCGCGGTCTGGTTCGACTTCCAGGAGATCTGCGGCGGTCCGCGTTCGCAGAACGACTACCTCGAACTGGCACGTCGCTTCCACTCCTTCGTCCTGTCCGACGTGCCGAAGATGAGTCGCGAAAAGTCCAACGAGGCGCGCCGCTTCACGTGGCTGGTCGACGTGCTGTATGACTTCCGGGTCAAGCTCATCCTGTCGGCCGAAGTCGAGGCACACCTGCTGTATACCGACGGCCCGAATGCCAACGAATTCACCCGTACGGTCAGCCGCCTGATCGAAATGCGCACGCGCGAATACCTCGCGTCGCCGCACCGGGTGGATTTCGCCGGCGGCACTGCCGGCATTTAA